The Thiohalomonas denitrificans genomic interval TATCATTGTTTAATAAAAAATTTCCTTGGTACTCGACCGTAGCCAGCAAGAGTCCGACGGTCCTCACCGGCCCGCGAGGATGTGGAAAATCAATGTTTTTCCGCTATTTGGCGGCTAAAACGCATTTATTTTCCGATACCTGTGCCGAAAAGCTACCCTCCATTCCCTTTTTGGGAGTGTATGTAGGTTGCTCAAGCGACCTTCAAAATAACCTACTCTGGCTTTCAAGGGATCCCGCTGTTGCTGAGCGAAAGGCTAATGACGTTGTCACTTTCTTTTCACTGATCGTCCTGCGCGAGCTTCTCCGAACCCTGGCGGCTATTCACGATAACTCTTTCGCACGACGCCTTTATGGGATAACCACTTCAGCAATCGATGCATGTGTAACCTATTGTAACTACTTCCTCCCATCCTCAACAGAAACTCCCCGCCTTTCTGGTACAAGTCGTGCTTGGCACTATGCCGAACGTATAGACAAGCTCCGAGTTGATGTCGGGCTTGCGATGCTTCGTGATCGCCCGTCACCCACTGTTTTACCTGAAACGTTTATTGGTGAGATTACCACGAAACTACAAGAAAATTGTTTGCCACTGATCGAGCGGCCGATCGTGTTTTTGCTCGATGACTATACCAAACAGCGAATCGGTTCGCCGATCCAAAGAATACTCAATAAAGTAATTTGGGAAAGAAGAAAGTCGCACTATTTTAAGATTTCGTGTGAAAAGTTTGGGTTTGACCCAAATGCTATCGATGGGGTCAAGGTGGACTCCGATCGTGAGTTCGCTCTTATTGACGCCGGTGACTACGCGGTCAGCTGGAAAACACAAAATCGTAATACCGGCTTCATTAAAAATCTTATTGACCTGAGGCTCTCTGCAGCTAGCTGGGACGGAAATGTCGAGTCATTGATAGGGCATAGTGAATTCGACTCTGATCTTAAGATGGCGAAATATATTAGGCAGAACCGGTCAGGGACTAAGTCGCACTATCATGGTATAGAGATTATATCGCGATTGTGGAGCGGTGACGTATCTTCAATATTGCACATTGTGCGTGAGATATTTATCCGTGGTGAAGTCACAAGTTCAAGTAGGTACTTGGTGCCGAAAAAGACACAGCATGATGCCATCGTTGGCGTCTCTAAGGCATTCGCGAAACGTGTTCACACATATCATCCCTATGGAGATATGCTTACGAGAATTCTTCAATCGTATGGCAGTTTTGTTAAAGACGTTCAAGTGAGTGGTTCTTTCGAAAAGAATAGCAATAATCCTAGAAGACTAATTCAATTGGAATTTTCGATTCGGCCAGAAGAAGATTTGTTCTGTCTTTTGCGCGAAGCGGGATGGAAACTTTATCAAATTGATAATATTGATAGAATTGCTAAAGAACTATTGCGGCGTGCGGTTTTTATTGAGCGCAAAGAAAGCAGGGCGAAGGAATCCGCCGACCTTAGAACGATTCGTTGGCAGTTTCGCCGTGTATATCTTCCTAGTTTTGGGACAGCACTGGAGCGAAAGTCGTATCTAGATATAAAGACGATAGAGGAGTTTGCCGCGTTTATTATTGAGCCAGCGAAATTCCTGCGGCAGAAAGGGATAGGGTTCGGAGTCAAATCGGGTGGGACGCCGGACATGTTTGAAGGGGAGTCGTGATGGTCGCAAGATTCGGTGACATTCAGACAGTAGACGTCCGCGAGTGCGTCGCGGATTTGCCAAGTATCAGAGAGTATCAGCCAAACTCCGTTGTGCCCGACATTTTTATTTGTGCGCTGGGCTTTGAAAAAAGAGCGCCTACTATGGTTATGGAAGAGGCGAAAGCGAGGAAGGACAAATACGGGGAAACTATTTCGCTCTTGGGTGAATATACGACGAATCTTACGGATAATGCCCGAAACGAAGAAACAATTCTCGACTATGTTTCTTCTTTTTCCAAAGAAGTAAAAAGGGTAAACGCTGATGATCCCAGAGCGTTAGCAAATACTATCATGGAGCTAGTCGATAAAAAACGAAGTGGCAAGGGTAAAGTCAAGGTCTCGTTTGATATTAGTGCAGCTTCAGAAAACTTTATTATATCCGTTGTGGGGGGGCTCATAGCCGCACGAGAAAAGGTTCAGTTAAGGGTTTTATACGTCGAGGCAGAAAGCTACCATCCAACAAAAGAAAAATTTGACATCGATGGGGAGTCTTTAATAAAAGAGGGAGTAGAGTTTGGAGATCAACGTGTTCACCTTGAATATGGAGTTCAGGAAGTTGAATGGAATGAGCTATTTCCAGGTTTTCATCAAGAGAGTCATCCGGATTATGTCATAGCAATACCAACGTTTCGAATGACTCGGATGATCCGATGCTTGAATGAGATCGGTGAGCAAATTGCCGCTGTGCCAGCGCGGAACGTATTTTGGATATTGGGGCAACCGCCATCTGCAGCGAATCTTTGGCGGGCTGATTACCTCAGGGGCCTAATAGAGGAAATAGTTCAACGGGCGTCGGGTGGCGTAAAAGAAGAGTGTCAGTTAGACGGCCGTAATTCGGCATATTGTAGTACGTTAGACTACAAGGACGTTTTGCAACAAGTGGTTCGTCAAGCTGACCAACGGCTGGATGCAAATATAACCCTTGTCAACATGGGCTCCAAAATGCAGGCTTTAGGTGTTGGCCTTGCACTAGCCGCAAGAGAAGAAATTGCAGTGATAACAGCACGACCGGTCCAATATAACGTCTCATCCTACTCGATGGGGGTTGGTCCAAAATGGGAGGTCACGTTCGAGTTGGGCGAAGTTGTTACCCAAATCCGAAATGCTTCGACTTTGAAGTATCTTTATGGATAAAGGAAGATCAGCCAGTAACGCTATCGGCCAGATTCCTCAAGGTTGAGTTAATCCATTCGACTGATTCGAAGCGGCTCCAGTTTGGCATGCGTTTCGACCGTGGTACGGCCCAACGTTCGGTCCAGAATTTGGAGTAATCGTCCATCCCTAGAGCGATAGGGCGACCGAATGCTCCACCGCTCATTCCGCGCTCAAGGGAGGTGGTCAGACGAAACAGAAATACCTCTCGGGCAAGGCCATGACGCAGCAGCTCAGTTGGTAGTCCGAGCGCTCTTAACGCGATCGTTGTATTTTGCCAACGGACTTTGGGACCGTGCCCAAATCCAGATGGCACCAAAAGGCCCTTGGACTCAAGCCAAGTTTTTATATCGTTATAGTGGTCATCAAAATGGACCATTCCATAGCCCTTGGTGTAACCAATTGGTTCTGCGAGGAGTCGATTTTGGTACTTTAGCCGGTTGTAGATAGAGCTTCTTCCGAATGCGCTTGTGGTAGTGATCGCCACAAGAGGCTGTGATATTAATCGGTCGTTAATTGTTGTTTTCTTCGAAATATACGTGCGCCAGTATGCCCTTCGCACGGCGTCCGAAGCGAGTAGTCCGGCTACGAGCTTGCCGCCCAAAATATGGGAATAGGGCGGAATAGCGCCTACCGTATGCGCATCGAGGGTATGGTTCACGAGCTCTAGTTTTCGTTGAGATGGGTAGGAGAAAAGCTCGTCTCGACAGCTAAGATCCGCTGGCGGGGATTGTAACCCGAGGATCCCGATTACAGCCTCATGATGCTCGTCGAAGACGACAAACCTAAGTCTGCGACCGTATCCGCGCGAGTAAGGAAGGGACCAGAGCGAACGCACTATTTGATAAATCTCGTGCCATTTCCCCCTGCCATTTTCAACTAGATACAACTTCGGTTTTATTTGCGCAACCGAAATTTTTTCGCCGTTCCGAAAAAGTTGGCGATGTTTCTGAAACAGCCGAAATACGTTAGTGAACTTGATGATAGGGTTTACGGTCTTTGTGGCGGCATGAATGCTGCGTAGGTAGTCCTTGTCTTGATGGAAAAGCGCTTGTTGGAAAGCTACATGTGCGTTTTCTAGCCGAGCCCGGAGTAGCTCGTCATGTATGGCTACGGAATGCGTAGTTGAGGCCGTACTGATGGCCTTAGGTGAACGGAGTTGGTGGGCCATTTAAGACGTACCAGTATGCAATGGGTCAATACGGGGTATTTGGCCACCCCACTGGCACTAGTGTCAAGTATTTGTTAGCATGAAAAACGATCGGCTCCTGCAAATCGCTTCACACGGAACTCCATCCTCATCACCATCCAATCGGTCACGCCCGCATTGCTCTAAATAGAAGCGGGCCTCAACACAGTTCGCCATCTGCTACAGTACCGCTTCGTTCCGCATTGTGCGTCGGCTGGAACCGTATCGCTATCGCTTTGACGTGTCTGGCGCTTCCCTCGCCGCCACTCCCACGGCTTTACCTGTTTCGCCTCTGACAAGCCCCATAGGCCGCGCTCGGCCTCTTTCGCCCGCTTCTCCAAATCCAAAAGAGAGCGGTCTCGCACATAGCGGCGGTAGACCCATGCATGCCCCTGGCGAACCATTTCGGCGTTTACGTCCAATCCATCGACGTAAACACGGCCCACGATGCGGCCGTAGCGGTCCACGTCCTGTTGCTCGACTCTGGCGGTCTTGCCAAAGGCGAGCGTCGATAGAGCCTGTTTGGCGCGCTTTCCCCACTGTTGCCCCCTCTCCGGGGTATCAATCTCGCCGAGACGGATTTTTTGTTTGCTTGTTTTCGGCGGTGAGAAGCGTAAGGGTATCGCCATCGGCGATCTTAACGACACCGCCCGTCAGGTCGGGTTCGCCAAGGACAGCCAAAGGAAGTAGGAGAAGTAAAACAGTAAGACAATGCCCGGCATCGATCAGTAACACTCCTGCGTGTAGACCCGCGAGGCTGAGGAAGTTGGCTCCTAAAAAAAACAGCCGAACCCCTTGGGGTTGCCATGGTAACAGCGGGAACACTTTGGGTCAGGGCTGTAGGGAATGTCCTACAACGGGAAGAGCGGAAGACTGACAGACGCCATTTGCCGCTTTTTGGCATACTGAGGGTCTTCGCAGGAGAAAACCGAAAAGGAGGCCGGTAGGCATGGACAGGCGACTCGATAACCTCACCCCGCCCGCCTGAAACGGAATGCCGAAGCAGAAAGAGACAAGTGGCCAGCTAAACAAGAGGGCCTACTTGGGCAATCACGTCACTTCCTTTGTTCTGCGGCTTGTTGACCGACGTGGAAACGGGAAAGCACTCCATTTCGCTAGCGTTGTACGGAACAAGGTAGTCCTGAAGAGTTTTAATGTCGGCAAGTGGGTCCAGCCACTCCTGGTGGTGCTCGGGCGGCAAGATAGCCGGCATCCGGTTGTGAATATGGGCGGCGAGCGCATTGGGCTCGGTAATGATAATCGTGAAGGTCTCGAGGATTTGTCCCTGGCCCCGCCATCGGCTCCCAGACCGGCGAAAAACATCGGCTCGCCATTGGTCAGCCGGAAGTAGTACGGCTGCTTGCGCCCATTCTCCGTCCGCCACTCGAAGAAGCCGTCCGCCGGCACCAGGCAACGACTTGCCCGGAAGACGTAAGGGTTTCTCAGCTACGGTTTCCGCCCGGGCGTTGATGGGGAACGGTCCTTTGCTCGGGTCCTTTGACCAGTGCGGCACCAGTCCCGAGTGAAGGGTCACCAACTCAGGCTCGTTTTCGTACTCGCTCCAGCGGGCGACCAAGGGCGTTTCCGAGGGGGCGACGTTGTATCGGGCCATGAGGTCGCCGTACTGGCGGTTCCCGGGCAGTCCCAGTCGGACGGCATACTCGGCCGTCCGGCGATGTTGGTCAAAGCGGCCGCGCATAGTGGTGTTCCCTTCGATGATGATCGAAACGATCTTAGATCGTAACCCGGTTGCTCGCATTTGACCCAACGCCGACAGCGGTGCCTAGGTGAATAGAGGCTGTTCCGCTTGGCCATGATGCTTTCGAGGCTCTGCTCTTGGACTGCTTCGAAGAGTGTCGTTCCTGATCGAA includes:
- a CDS encoding Druantia anti-phage system protein DruA, translating into MAHQLRSPKAISTASTTHSVAIHDELLRARLENAHVAFQQALFHQDKDYLRSIHAATKTVNPIIKFTNVFRLFQKHRQLFRNGEKISVAQIKPKLYLVENGRGKWHEIYQIVRSLWSLPYSRGYGRRLRFVVFDEHHEAVIGILGLQSPPADLSCRDELFSYPSQRKLELVNHTLDAHTVGAIPPYSHILGGKLVAGLLASDAVRRAYWRTYISKKTTINDRLISQPLVAITTTSAFGRSSIYNRLKYQNRLLAEPIGYTKGYGMVHFDDHYNDIKTWLESKGLLVPSGFGHGPKVRWQNTTIALRALGLPTELLRHGLAREVFLFRLTTSLERGMSGGAFGRPIALGMDDYSKFWTERWAVPRSKRMPNWSRFESVEWINSTLRNLADSVTG
- a CDS encoding excalibur calcium-binding domain-containing protein codes for the protein MANCVEARFYLEQCGRDRLDGDEDGVPCEAICRSRSFFMLTNT
- a CDS encoding ORC-CDC6 family AAA ATPase — protein: MKASKWITNVLFPEQLTVEGKQFRIIDGLEKGIVNLREDRSGYQGYVLKVEDTESLLSYALKVCLARGQPENQSESYDVRINRELGDTKGLFVLPRFIDSIDLISAETGTASTYTCFVTDWIDGKTLSMYLRDHPDEITPDWVCAVATQLHRGVQYLRKRNLKHGDLHADNIMLRNEIEDLLPLHGQGPQVDLTIIDTGHTARCTEPDNADFIAFVDLLVLLYNTALRNRRAVKETPGFALKFKQFLERLTEDDEARYFPNGGDEKYYELRQVCDSISNEFGLIQQSFQPFDAISAEHLANDKLLLSLFNKKFPWYSTVASKSPTVLTGPRGCGKSMFFRYLAAKTHLFSDTCAEKLPSIPFLGVYVGCSSDLQNNLLWLSRDPAVAERKANDVVTFFSLIVLRELLRTLAAIHDNSFARRLYGITTSAIDACVTYCNYFLPSSTETPRLSGTSRAWHYAERIDKLRVDVGLAMLRDRPSPTVLPETFIGEITTKLQENCLPLIERPIVFLLDDYTKQRIGSPIQRILNKVIWERRKSHYFKISCEKFGFDPNAIDGVKVDSDREFALIDAGDYAVSWKTQNRNTGFIKNLIDLRLSAASWDGNVESLIGHSEFDSDLKMAKYIRQNRSGTKSHYHGIEIISRLWSGDVSSILHIVREIFIRGEVTSSSRYLVPKKTQHDAIVGVSKAFAKRVHTYHPYGDMLTRILQSYGSFVKDVQVSGSFEKNSNNPRRLIQLEFSIRPEEDLFCLLREAGWKLYQIDNIDRIAKELLRRAVFIERKESRAKESADLRTIRWQFRRVYLPSFGTALERKSYLDIKTIEEFAAFIIEPAKFLRQKGIGFGVKSGGTPDMFEGES
- a CDS encoding SOS response-associated peptidase; the encoded protein is MRGRFDQHRRTAEYAVRLGLPGNRQYGDLMARYNVAPSETPLVARWSEYENEPELVTLHSGLVPHWSKDPSKGPFPINARAETVAEKPLRLPGKSLPGAGGRLLRVADGEWAQAAVLLPADQWRADVFRRSGSRWRGQGQILETFTIIITEPNALAAHIHNRMPAILPPEHHQEWLDPLADIKTLQDYLVPYNASEMECFPVSTSVNKPQNKGSDVIAQVGPLV
- a CDS encoding thermonuclease family protein, which produces MAIPLRFSPPKTSKQKIRLGEIDTPERGQQWGKRAKQALSTLAFGKTARVEQQDVDRYGRIVGRVYVDGLDVNAEMVRQGHAWVYRRYVRDRSLLDLEKRAKEAERGLWGLSEAKQVKPWEWRRGKRQTRQSDSDTVPADAQCGTKRYCSRWRTVLRPASI